The following nucleotide sequence is from Rhodospirillales bacterium.
GCTGGCTTAAAACAACATTGTTATCTTCGTAAAAAAAATAAAGAAAAGACCCCTCGACTACACTCGGGATGACCTATAAATAATGAGTATGACCAGACACACTCCAGACATTGTGATTTTTGGCGCGGGAATTGCGGGGCTGTGGGCGTTTCATCGCTATAAACGCATGGGTTATGACGCGCTGCTCCTCGAATCCTTCGGTATTGGCGGCGGGCAGACGATTGCTTCTCAGGGAATTGTTCATTCCGGCCTCAAATATGCCTTTGCGGGCAAGATCAACAAGCTGGCTCAAGGCATCAGCGCCATGCAAAACCTTTGGGAAGCGGCGCTGCGCGGCGAAGGCGATGTAGACTTAAGCGCGGCGAAAACACTTTCGACTTCGCAATATCTGATGATGAATAACAAGATCATGGGCGAGATCATCAAGCTCGTGACCTCTCAGGCGCTGGGCAATAATGTCCATGAAGTTATGCCAGAGGACTGGCCGCAAGAGATAAAGAGTAGCGGGTTTCACGGCAAGGTCGTGTTTATGGATGAGCCGGTGCTGGATATTCCTTCGGTTCTGCGGGCTTTGGCGGAGCCTTACAAGGATTCGATTCGCAAGATTGACACGCCCGACGATCCGTTTGGATTTTTGAAGCAGCACAATATCGAGCCCAAGCATATCATCTTTACCGGTGCGGCGAGCAATGCGCAGATTGCGGCCAAGGAAGGGCACAACCACGGTCTGCATACGCAGGCACGTCCTTTGTTGATGGGAATGCTTAAACCCGCCCCCTACCCTTTATTTGCGCATCTGGTCGGGCATACGGACAAACCTGTGGCGAGCATCACCACGCATACAACGCGTGAAGGCGAACTGGTATGGTATCTGGGCGGCGGCGCAGCGGAACGCAAGAAGGAAGCCGATCCGCAAGAAGTCTACGATGCGGTGCGCAAAGGCTTTGCGAAATATCTGCCTGCTGTCGATCTTTCCGCCGTGCAATGGGCGGCGCTCCCCATAGACCGGATTGAAGGAAAATCCGGGATTGACGGGTGGATACCGGATACGCCGACCATCCACAGCCATGAAAACGTCCATTATTGCTGGCCGACAAAACTGACCTTTGCACCGCTCTTGGCTGAACGATTGCTGGAAAAGATGGATATTCAGCCTTCGAAGACGCAAAGCGACTGGGCCTTTCTGCCCGATATTGATTACGCTGAAACACCGTGGGATGAGGCGCAGTGGACAGACGGCGACTAGGTGATACCGGCATAGGCATCTCCCCGCTGGGGCTGGGGACGGTGAAGTTTGGCCGCAATACGGGCGTGAAATATCCGCAAGGCTTTGAAATTCCCGATGAGGCGGCATTGGCGGATTTGCTGACGCTGGCTAAAGATCTGGGAATCAATATGCTTGATACCGCCCCTGCCTATGGAACAAGTGAAGAACGGCTAGGGCATTTACTGAAGGGCCGGCGGGAAGACTGGGTGATTGTTGGTAAGGCCGGGGAAGAATTTGAAGACGGCAAGTCCGTTTACAATTTTAACCCTGAGTATTTTGAAATGAGTCTTGAACGCAGCCTCAAGCGCCTAAATACCGATTATATCGATGTGCTGATGGTGCATTCGGATGGCAATGACGTGGAGAATTTATCCGATGATTTGATCGCCAAGATGCAGGACTTTAAAGCGCGCGGGTTGGTGCGGGCGATTGGTGCCTCAACCAAAACTGTAGTGGGCGGCCTTCGCGCGCTCGAAACGATGGACGTGGTGATGGCATGTTATAATGCCGATTATACGGATGAAAAGCCAGTGCTCGATTACGCAGCGGAACATAACAAAGGTGTCTTGCTGAAGAAAGTGCTGGGCAGCGGGCATAACACGGATGTTGAAGCAGCGTTCCGTTTTGCCTTTGTCCATCCCGGCACCAGCGGAATTATTGTGGGTACGATTAATCCTGTGCATTTACGGACGAATATCGAGGCGATTAATCGTGTTTTGGCGGCGTGACGCGGATTTTGGTGATCTGGTGACGCTGGCGTTTGATGATGTCGAAGCGAAAGCCGTGGAACATAAAACTTTGTCCGACTTCGGGGATCATTTGCGCTTCATGCAAGACCAAACCGGCCAATGTTGAATATTCCTCATCAGGCAACCCCCATTCATATTCGCGGTTAAGATCGCGAATTGTGACCGTGCCATCGACCATATATTGTTGTCCGCCGGCAATTTTGCGCACACCTGCGACGCTGACATCATGCTCGTCATCGATTTCCCCGACAATTTCTTCAAGAATGTCTTCAAGCGTTACGATACCCATCATGGCACCATACTCATCAACCACAACTGCGAAGTGTTCGCAGCGCTCGCGAAAGGCCTGAAGCTGTTCATAGAGATTTGTGGTTTCGGGGACAAAGCGCGGCTCCATCATAATGTTTTCCAATGTGATTGATTCCACGCTGCCGTGACGTTCGTGCATTTCACACAGAAGCAACTTGACATGGATGACACCAATAATGTTGTCGGTATTGTCCTTCCAGACCGGCAGGCGGCTAAACGGGCTGTCGAGCACCTCTTTGATGATCACGTCCATAGGCTGGTCAGCATCAATCATAGTGACATTTTTACGGTGAGTCATAATGTCCTCGAGGTCGACATCGGCTAGGTCGAGGATCGAGCGCAACATAGCG
It contains:
- a CDS encoding HlyC/CorC family transporter, with the translated sequence MEIGILLSVTAIIVLMLLSAFFSGAETALTAASRVRLLSKESDGDVRAALVNKIRDQKDRMIGALLLGNNMVNILASALATSVLIKIFGETGVVYATLIMTMLVLIFAEVLPKTYALHHAEGMSMRIAPIIRIVIMVFAPITETVTWIVRNVLRLFGIDISKVAAGSHLELLRGAIEMHQGPEQETQEQRAMLRSILDLADVDLEDIMTHRKNVTMIDADQPMDVIIKEVLDSPFSRLPVWKDNTDNIIGVIHVKLLLCEMHERHGSVESITLENIMMEPRFVPETTNLYEQLQAFRERCEHFAVVVDEYGAMMGIVTLEDILEEIVGEIDDEHDVSVAGVRKIAGGQQYMVDGTVTIRDLNREYEWGLPDEEYSTLAGLVLHEAQMIPEVGQSFMFHGFRFDIIKRQRHQITKIRVTPPKHD
- a CDS encoding aldo/keto reductase, producing the protein MDRRRLGDTGIGISPLGLGTVKFGRNTGVKYPQGFEIPDEAALADLLTLAKDLGINMLDTAPAYGTSEERLGHLLKGRREDWVIVGKAGEEFEDGKSVYNFNPEYFEMSLERSLKRLNTDYIDVLMVHSDGNDVENLSDDLIAKMQDFKARGLVRAIGASTKTVVGGLRALETMDVVMACYNADYTDEKPVLDYAAEHNKGVLLKKVLGSGHNTDVEAAFRFAFVHPGTSGIIVGTINPVHLRTNIEAINRVLAA
- a CDS encoding FAD-dependent oxidoreductase, giving the protein MSMTRHTPDIVIFGAGIAGLWAFHRYKRMGYDALLLESFGIGGGQTIASQGIVHSGLKYAFAGKINKLAQGISAMQNLWEAALRGEGDVDLSAAKTLSTSQYLMMNNKIMGEIIKLVTSQALGNNVHEVMPEDWPQEIKSSGFHGKVVFMDEPVLDIPSVLRALAEPYKDSIRKIDTPDDPFGFLKQHNIEPKHIIFTGAASNAQIAAKEGHNHGLHTQARPLLMGMLKPAPYPLFAHLVGHTDKPVASITTHTTREGELVWYLGGGAAERKKEADPQEVYDAVRKGFAKYLPAVDLSAVQWAALPIDRIEGKSGIDGWIPDTPTIHSHENVHYCWPTKLTFAPLLAERLLEKMDIQPSKTQSDWAFLPDIDYAETPWDEAQWTDGD